DNA from Solanum stenotomum isolate F172 chromosome 3, ASM1918654v1, whole genome shotgun sequence:
tttattagatagctctgtactagtgactttcaggttctgggaggaatttctgtatatatttattttggtttgcttccgccttgtTGTCCTTGTTTAGTTTATTGTTTCCGCTAGTTTCTACCCTTGCActcattgcttgatgttctgggtttcggattggcttacctactgataaggtatagtaggtgccatcatgattcGAGAGATCGGATCGTGACAATTATAAACCCAGATGCATAAATTctagaaaagaaaattacagCCATTGGGTGATCAATGTTCATAGACTTAATAACTTTCCTtacatgaaatttgaaaattcctCCATAAATGATTATATCAGCAGCTATCAAACGTAAAAATCACAGTAGCAGACGAAAAACTCAACCAAAAAtccgataaaaaaaaataggaaacagtaaaaaaaaaaNATAGGGTCTTTTCTGATATGATAACCAGCAAACGAGAAACTTTACCAGCATAACAGGAAGATTGGGATCTGCAACAGAGAGAGTTAAATCTTCATTCCACTCAGGATTAACATCCTTTTTTACAACTCGAGTCTTCAGTTTCTGCATTCAAGTTGAAAAACAGGCAAGTCAAAAAACTGTCTGATAGCAATCAACAATATACATCAAATAGGAAGAATTCACAATTTACACCACATTTCAAATCTGTGGCTTCCCATCTTCCATGTAgttaataacaaaataacacAGTAATCAGAGCATTGAATGAAAAGAAGAGCCAAGTATTCGAGTccttatgtttttattttccGCTAGTACGATAATAGTTGTCATTTCACTCACTGTATTGGAAAGCTCAAAGTACCAACTGAGTCATGCATGATGGcaaaacaacaaatatttaCAAGTGACAGAGTATTAAAGACATTGTTATCTTATGACGTCATTTAGAAcatgaaatacaaaaaatggtGCTCTTTTTGTAAACTCTGAGTACAAAAAGATTATAGTATAACAAATCAAAAGATTTGGCAACAAGATTGCAGATATCATAGAATTTATCTATCTGTTTGCAGAAGCTTTCCAAATCCTCTAAAAAATACATGGACAAGTCCCAGATAAATCCGCAAAAACTTTTCTGAGTGATACAAACATCTGGGGCATACGAGTCCACCACAGTCAAGCCAAGTCAAAAAGTAGCAATAACATCCCCTCCCGGGATTTTTACCGAAGTGGGTTCAACATATacgatatatatacataaaaagtaATTTGACCGTgtataaatagtgtaattttctACAACAAGGGGCTTCAGATGAACCCTCGGTCCTACCTGGCTCCACCCTCCCCAACACACACACGCGACTCATTTTACCCTATAATGGACTTTTCAGAACCTGGAAGGCAAGCTCTCTGGACCTATAACTTATCATGGCATAAACATCACAAATCTGCATCAGCCAAAAGGGTTTATAGCTCCAGACTCAACACATAGAACGCCAAAATTAAGAAACCTTGGCAAGACAAGAATTACAACAGCACAGCTTACACATTCAAAGCCTCCTTAGTATAGACAAAACCTACAAAAAGCATACACCTTTTTTCCACAATACTACAACCCCTTTCTAGAAGCGAAGACTAAAAATATGATAGAAttgtttaaaacaaataaacttCAACACACCTTCCCCAGCCCCGTTGTGGAACTCATGACTTAAAAGGACATCTgacaaagaaaattaataacaGGAGATAATTAATTGAACTTAAgactttcaaaaaaaagattgtaaCCAGAACAACCCCCAAATGTAAAATTAAACCCTGTGATTTTAATTCCAAACTGGGTTATGAAAGGGGAAGAAATAAAAGGGGCGgtgtcttttttttcttctgattaCAACATCAATAAATCCCAATAAAACGGAACCCATTGTCAAACATGAACTGGTAACGCTAAAGATGATATCTTTCAACCACACAAAATGTTATACAGATCCTTCATATGTCAAGCAAACTGattattgtaatgacccttctggtcatttttgtgttttgcgtttagagcgttcctgtagcgaccccaagtcatttatgacttgctgggactgacagttcggtcacctggtcgttcgtttgacTTTTGTGTGCGTTTTAGTGttttttggagcttatgaaccttgaacgatcattttcgatcaaaagttcaagaagatgacatcataatccaattctgacgattccatcagctccgaaagggtcattttaggctagtaacCTGGTCGGCATGACTCCTGAGATTTTCAGTGTGAGGTCGATGcgattaggcattttaactttaagtttaagcttaagtttgactttagtcaacattctgattaaacgcgctcggatgagaatttcgtcagtGCGGTTAGCTTCGAAATGTCGAGTTTGATCTAGATTGACTcttcttttgtgtcccgaggttttcaatatttttctgatctcttttgtggtttttgacttaaaatgacatttAGGTGTGTTACCcactttttgtcaagatgacCTCGTATGGAAATTTCGATTGCGCCATTGAGTTCGGAACATCGAaattggtatggttgcatatctcatTTGCGTGCACtgggttccgaacgagttcggagcaccccgtcggagtttttatgttttggaaaaaaattgcagaaatatTTGCTATAAATACAGATATATCAGCCAACTTTTCCAAACTTAAAACCCTcatctctctctcatctctcaactgATTTAGGTGATTCGAAGTGCGGGAGCTTCGTATTCTCGGTGGCTTCGCTGTAGAGTGTTCGGAAGCTGTCGGGTGCGCGTAGTTCGAGGTAATTTCATGATTAACCTGACAGTTGTACTCTTTTTCAAGCCTTAGTTTTTGGCATtcttgttttggtcatatctcactcattttagctcggttttgggtgattAGAAGTTCTACATGTTGGGAATTATCGTGGCTACCTCGTAAAGTGTTCAAGGAGTGTTGAAAACTTTTCGATTCTCGTTAATTCCAAGTTTAGACTActgctattttattttaagttgattaAACTGTGGTTTTCTTGCTTGTTTGTTTTTGCTGTGTTTTGAGCcttgaattgtgttccattttggaacacaagttcgaGGTGCTGTTTAGGGTCTCTTGACGGAGTCAATTTCAGACAATTCGGTGCGGGTCCCACAATTTTTATtgtgactccaaaattgacccgtctccgttttgttgtgattttggtgtctaaacgaccgtactaACGTTGCGATCCTATATTTGATAGAGTGACAACGTTTAAGGGTCGTTCGGGAAGGAAAAGCTCCGGTAAAATGATTTGGAGCGCGCGCGGTCagccttaaggtaggctacgacttcctttcttttagattgagcttaattgtgtaaaaacatGTCGATTagagtgaattgggggtgggtacTAGTTCCTACCTTATTTTGATTAGATACCCCATGTTAGGATCGATTAGCCATATTCGGGTGTAGTATCATGTTAACCGGTTTAGTAGAGTTGTATGTTTATGTACTAAATGTTATTGTATGTTTGTATGCTATGTGTTGCATGCCTTGTTCATCCTTAACcgtaagcatgatgtccttagtctagATTGGGTCagcattgccttagacttataacccgtgtgggctggatagccttgacttTCTGCCGACGTCGTTCGGATGACTTAGCTTCTTGTAGACCggagtagcagacttgagtctgatagtttgagccttagattaAGCGTTATCGCTACTTGTTGTACTTATGTATCTTTTCCATCTCATTCTGCGGTTCCGACGCATTCTCGAAGGTCCGGTGCATCACTAGAGGCGCAtgattgagatagtataggcttggagccttttatGTGATTCTTAGAGTGGACGGTGCTCCACGGTGGTTGTTGTTAAATTggatcctattggagatacAATCACCTTCGGGgtcgttctttctagctgggttGGGAGCGTATCGTTAGCTGGGTAGACTCGGTGATATCGGCGATCACCCccgggcctctctttctagctgggctaggagtgtgctgctggctgggtgtccccgtgtcgctctttctagctgggctgggagctaACTGCATGGTAGGACCACtcgcgatatctacctcactcacgGGTCCCTCTTTCTAGTTGGGCTGGGAGTGGATtgtttggttgggtgccccTTGGGGTCACTCTTtttagctgggctgggagtgcactGCTGGCTGGGTAGAGTCTGATAgattatcttagttactttgggCTGAGAGCCtggttttcttctttctcagtagacttagcttttctgtgtacctgtcgggcttatgggggtccgttcacGTTTTATTTGAACTTGCGCACgggtgtaccttctgggcttatgggggtccagttaggtttagtttagttgtacttgGTTTATttctggtatgctcgtgtgctttcttttcgTATCCATTTTGACCtctctgtgtctagattctatcctttcatattgtttttaccctttttgctcagtcggcctatgatgcctaccgagtacctgttgtgttggtactcatgttacgctctgcatctatttcgtgatgcaggtcccagtACCAATATCACCGGTGAGCAGTTCCAGCCTTCTTTTGTAGTTGTGACTCGGAGACGAGGGCAAGCACTTGGCGTTTTGGGTTTGTTCTGCCTCCTTTTTTTAgtttagctagtcttgttgcttttgagacacgctctgttgtgatccacttttgggacttgtactctttattagataggtctgtactagtgacttccaggttttgggagggatttctgtatatatttattttggtttgcttccgccttgtTGTCCttgtttagtttaatttttccGCTAGTTTCTACCCTTACActcattgcttgatgttctgggtttcgggttggcttacctactgatagggtatagtaggtgccatcataaTTCGAGAAATCGGATCGTGACAATTATATACCCAGATGCATAAATTctagaaaagaaaattacagCCATTGGGTGATCAATGCTCATAGACTTAATAACTTTCCTtacatgaaatttgaaaattcctCCATAAATGATTATATCAGCAGCTATCAAACGTAAAAATCACAGTAGCAGACGAAAAACTCAACCAAAAAtccgataaaaaaaaataggaaacagtaaaaaaaaaaagatgaattagTGGAATTGGGACCTGTTTAGCCATCTTGACGACAACGTAGGGATCGCTGCTGCGAACATCACGAACAGCGAGATTGATGCCTCTTTTGACTCGTACTCTGAGAAGACCCAAAAGATTTTCCATTTGAAACTTTCGGTGGCTGCTTGCTGAAGTTGTTGGCAATTAAAGCTTCTATTCTTTCAATATTATTTCtcctaatttttcttttgaccccctttaactaaaaataaaaacattactCCATccgttttaattttatttgttgtattttaaTCTAATacgaaatttttaaaaataaaatttgaatttcgcgatgttaaataaaacatatatcaAATGTATAGTAATGTCTTTCAATACATAATTATTGATACTTTTTACTTCTACACAAAAATTAGGATCGTTTGATAACTATTTAGAATTATGTGGGTATTAGATTatgtgaattttaaaattattaatcaagCGTATAGATTTTATATACGGATAACTTATTTCCTAACTAGTTATCAAACATTATAAACTTGTGTCATAAATTAATACAATTACCTCTGTAAATAGCTACCAAACGACTCTACTTCTCAATCTATAACAAGTTGAGACCTACTATATAAATTCACACATTCATTTAAGCTCAACTCATTTGATTATTACGAtgttaaataaaaattacaaatattttattttaacggAGTTCTCACTTGAAGTTGAGTTTCTATTTTTGATGTAATCTAATGtatattttgaatcaaaatgaAGTTTGACTCCTATCAAATCTGTGAAATGAGTTGTAACCTATCTTTAGATAAATCCgtattaattaaaagtaattacAAGTATATCTATTTTGTTATCTTTAATGTAGTCCTTGGTATAGTTTTACGTTCACAAATTGAAACGGTCTATATATTGTTGGAGgatataatcaaattatatcAAATAACTTCTctcattttattcttaaaatatgcTACTTGCCTCTAataaatatagttattttttaatcttatcaATACTTGTAGTTTTAtggtttctttatttttcatataatggAGTATTAATTTTCGATTAGCTAAAATAAAGTAATATGATAGGTGAGAGTTCATATTATAACAACACTTAGTTGTGACATATATTTTGATAGCAACTCTGACTCAGTTGACAGTTGAATTTTCCCTTACAACCTCCCCACGTACACCAAGTCAAATAAACTCTTTCTTGTCAAAATCTACAAAGGCAAcatcttttcaaaaaaaaaaaattagagaagaagaaaacgAATTATCATACAACAAGTCAATTTATtggagaaaaatacaaaaatgtttgataatcaataaaaaaagaatCCTAATAATTACAATATTAATCAAAAGTATGAAAGAGACAATTTCAGAAAGAtgcaatttaaaatgaaattattgtTGGGTAAAATAATCGAGATTCGAGTGTATTGTAAGGGATTTGCCAATTGATTCTAGTAATGCACATGGATGCCACTACTCTGCACATTGTTGGATGTGCGTAGTGTTTCAATTTGGTTAATGTGAGGCTTGTCACCAATGGCCAACCATACCGATATCGGTTCGATTTATATCGATACGTTATAGAATTATTAAGATATTAATATTGGTTATGATTGTCAATTATTGAGTTCGATTATTGTTTTAgtcattcaaattttaatatacaaaaaaaatcactgaaaatcacttagaaataaTGTGACAAACCAAATAAACCTTGCATATTAGTTGACTGATTGTATTTTGTTCAAAAACATACATTAACGTCTGGTAGAATAATcaagagttttgagaaaattagaaataaaaatagaaactaaGTCATAAGTCGAGGACTCTATATATcgaatgatataaatataatttattaatttaccaTCAAATTATCGATTAATCTATTCAGAAAAAAAGCCTCAAATCGTTAAAAAGTCAATCacctaataaacaaaaaaattagaaccATTACAGATCCGCTAAAGTAATACGCCAATAACTACTTTTCAATTATTGATTCCGATTTAATTTTGAACATCTCTATCAGTGATTACTTTATCTTTAATGAAGTCGAATTAAGCATCCAATTCCGATCAATGGTACTTCAAATCTGAAAGCaatataaatagaagaaatgTAAGGAAAATGTTTACCCGAAAAATGGTACAATtgaatttttcttaaaagtgaTTTATAGGCATGTGAGTTAACATGCAAATACTAGAGAGCAACTTTCATAtctaacaaacataaaaatcatatttgtgtGTTATAGCGataatttgcataattgcgatccatagcaaattttatgtttcctatggagcttttgatttgtttaaTTCGCTAGATatatccaattttatacaaattgttcagttttgtataaattcatttatacattgtaatttgtataataagatccatatttgtataattataagtgtataggacaaaaatatatgtatttttatttgtatatacaattttctttcgctttatacaaacgcaaacgcgttttatatattttataccgaaatgtataaaatgactaattgtatatcaaaaatgactaattgtataccaaatCAGATGGCCAAAAAAAGGGATgcttgctgcgaattacaaataaaataaactataactataacatttaatttgaattaatagtttgttatttcatacaattttcccaataTTGAATTCTCCctctctcttattttattttagttagcACCATTTAATTTGACAcgatatttaagaaaaaaagaaaaccttttgaaatttgtgatctaaaacaattcttagatatttgtgtggttgaaaatcatttaattaagAGTACAAAGAGtattttaaagtaaatttaTTTCTAATCATAGTAGGATGACATTTTTTTTGGAcgaaataaaaacaaatgattgccacataaaatgagcCGGAGGAGTAGTACCATAATATGCACACAAAAGTGTGCACTTGAGTTACAGTGTTATTCGAACCAAATATTCGGTAAGCTAGAAACCTTGCCCAACAGATTGGTACAGTGTGCATAGGTAGTTATTAATTGAACTTCTATATTACAAACTCCATTTATTACAACCAGAGATCAGTTGTGACTTGTGAGAGCACAAACCAGTTCTTACACTGCAGCTAGCCAGCTAACTGCAACCAGATATATATACACAGACGCTGTATTCTATAAACCCTTCGAACCAGGAATGTTGATCCACTGAAGTTGAAGTTCGACTTCTCCACATTCCACATTTCTCAATCTTAGGCACATATTTTGCACAACCTGGCCATCTTTCCATACAACATTAGACTCTTCAGACAGGCAGTTAGATCGGCTCGGTTGTATTCTTGTTATAATGGTGCCATCTGGGAGGCCACTTAAGTTCATCTTCAGAGCCTCTATTAATGGTTTGATGTCAAATTCTGCATCTCCcattttgtcatctttgctgAACGAATCGTGATCATAGACAGTCTGGAAAcaggaagaaagaagaaaacataAACAAGAGATACAAGCACTGGAAAGTGTATAGTTTTATGTAGGAACATTTGATCAAAGCACCCAGCAAGTGATCATTAGCGAGAAACGGTTATGTTTTCTGCAAAACAGATAGGGTCTTATCTTTATATGATAACCAGCAAACAAGAAACTTTACCAGCATAACAGGAAGATTGGGATCTGCAacagaaagagttaaatcttcaTTCCACTCAGGtttaacatcatttttaataacTCGGGTCTTCAATTTCTGCATTCAAGTTGAAAAACAGGCGAGTCAAAAAACTGTCTGAGagcaattaataatataatgatATAGGAAGAACTCAGAATTTACAACACATTTCAAATCTGATCCTCCATGCAgttaataacaaaataacacAGTAGTCAGAGCATTGAACGTAAACAAAAGCCAAGTATTCGAGTCCTTATGTTATTTCTTCTGCTAGTAAGATAGTAATTGTCACTTCACTCCCTGGCTTGGGAAGCTCAAACTCAGCTATGTTGCTttgactcttcaaaaatgccaaCGGGTGCGTGTCAAATTCGCCAAAAACaatgtatttttggagaatccgagaCGAAtgcggcatcaaaagtgaagagtccgcgcaactaaGGCTCAAATTACCAATTGAGTCATCAATTACGGCAAAAAAAACTGATATTACAAGTAAGAGAGTAATAAAAACATTGTTATCTTATACTTAACTTAATTTAGTACATGAAACAGGTAACAAAAATGCTGCTCTTTTTGTAAACTTTGAGGAGTACAAGAAGATATCTTAATATTTATGCTAATGATTTTCACCGAATAGGGTTTAACATTTacaatatataactaaaattaacTTTAACTTTG
Protein-coding regions in this window:
- the LOC125859964 gene encoding protein C2-DOMAIN ABA-RELATED 4-like isoform X1; this encodes MENLLGLLRIRVKKGVNLAVRDVRSSDTYVVVQMAKQKLKTRVIKNDVKPEWNEDLTLSVADPNLPVMLTVYDHDSFSKDDKMGDAEFDIKPLIEALKMNLSGLPDGTIITRIQPSRSNCLSEESNVVWKDGQVVQDMCLRLRNVECGEIELQLQWINLPGSRGL